The sequence TTATATAGTCGCATTAGGAGCAAATGTATTTTTACCTGTTATAATGTTTTTTATAGGGATTATTTTCGGATTAAAACCGGGAAAAGCATTAAGAGCCGGATTAACTTTGGGAGTGGCTTTTACTGCAATTAATTTGTTTATTTCACAATTATTGGTTGGGCAGATTGCTCCCGCTGCTCAGCAGATGATAACAAGTACAGGCTTAAGTTTGACAGCTATGGATGTAGGCTGGCCTGCTGCATCTACAATAAGCTGGTCTTGGAAATATGCGGCAACTATATTTCCGTTTCAGATAGTTGTAAACCTGATTTTATTGTGGGTAGGATTTACTAATACATTGACCGTTGACTTATGGAATGTTTGGCAGAAAATATTTGCAGGTGCTATAATTTATTATTTCACTGGAAACTTATGGATATCGTATGCAGGAGCATTACTCTTGATAATACTTGAATTAAAAGTTGGAGATTTAATTGCAAAAAGAACTCAAGATGCAATGGGAGTTCCTGGAGTTACAATTCCTCATGCATGTACTATGTGGCTTCTTCCTTTAACTCCTCTTATATATTTGCTTGATAAAATACCGGCTTTAAACAAAGTTAAAATAGATGCCGAATATCTGCACAAAAAATTAGGATTTTTAGGAGACCCAATCATTCTTGGATTGGTATTAGGAGTAATCATAGGACTTTTAGCACGTTATCCCTTTGATCAAGTGCTTAAACTTGGGGTTACTACTGCTACTGTAATGTTTGTTTTGCCGAGGATTGCAAGTATATTCATGGAAGCTCTTATGCCTATTTCAGAATCTGCAAGTGAATTTATGAAAAAGAGATTCCCTGGAAGAGAAATATATATTGGATTGGATTGGCCGGTTTTAGGAGGCTATCCTGCAGTAATAACTGCATCAGTTGCTTTAATTCCTATTTTGATTTTACTTGCAATTGTACTTCCCGGAAATACAACGTTACCTTTTGGTGATCTTGCAAACTTTGGTTGTTTGATGGTTCCTGTGGCAGTTTTAACAGGCGGAGATTTAATAAAGACTCTTATAGTGGGAACTGCTACATTATGTGTTTCGCTGTGGGGAGCAAGTGCCGTAGCTGGGTCATTTACTACCTTAGCCAAAGAGGTTGGTTTTGCAATGCCTGAAAACGTAGCGCAAATAACTTGGTTAAAGACAAGTCCTCCGATTTGGGCTATATTTGAAGCTATTAAGGGCAATTGGACTACAGTTATTGTTTTGGTTGCTTTAGCTGTTATAAGTTTCTATCTCTTGAAGAAATACTATTCCAAGAGTGCAAACGATGCTAATTAATTAAACAGTTCTTAGTTATGTCTGACCCTGTAGGAGATAATTTATACAGGGTCAGGGTGTTATATATATTTTATAAGGTGGGATATATATGGGTTATTTTGATAATAAAAAAGTAGTAGTAACCGGCGGAAGCAGCGGGATTGGTTTTGGTATAGCAAAATTGTTTGCTGAAAATGGAGCTACAGTTATATTAATAGCCCGTAATGCCGAAAAGCTGGAAGGAGCTTACAAGAAAATTCAGGATATTAACTCTCATGTTTACAAATATGCTTGTGATGTAAGTAATCCTTCGGAAATAGAGGATACATGTGAAAAGATCTGTAAAGAAGTAGGAGTACCAGATGTTTTGGCAAATGTTGCGGGAGGATTTACCGAGAAAATATCTTGGGATAAAATTACACCGGAGGTATTGGAGCAATCAATGAGGACAAATTTATTTAGTGGGTTTTATTTTACTAAATTCTTTGCAGGTGCTATGAAGGATAATTCTGTGAAAGGTTCAATAGTAAATATCGGTTCTTCAAGTGCTCTTCAGGTTAAGAGGGGAAGAATACAGTATACACTAAGCAAATCCGGAGTTCATACTATGACTAAGGTATTGGCTCTTGATTTAGCTCAATATGGCATAAGAGTAAATTCTATCGCTCCGGGACCAACCAAAACAGAAAAAATAGAAAAGAGATTTGATGATCCTAAGTTAAGAGAACAAGAATTGAAGCGTATGAAAAGTATACCTTTAGGAAGATTAGCAGATGTAGAAGAAATTGCTAATGCCGTATATTTCTTGGCATCTGATAAGGCATCTTTTATAACAGGAGTTGTACTGCCTGTTGATGGAGGTTATACTGTTGGAATTTATTAAAATATTGGTACTACAAAGCTCTTGCAGTGGGAGAAATATAAAGGTTTTGAATTATATAAACTCAGCGTTAGAACAAATCAACATAAAAGATATTAAGATAATAAATGTTGATTTTAACGGATTTAAATATTGGGATTCTAAACATACTATAATAGTCACCCCTGTACCTGTTGCACAGAAAATAGAGTCTCAGTCCTTGGTATGTCAAGGAGCATATTTGGGTTTAGTATCCCAAGATGAGTTTAATAAGTTATTAAAAGAATGTATAGAAAAAACATATGCAAATGTCTAATAATTTCCCAATGCTATTTAGATAATTAAAAGATTAATCTTGTGATATAATAAAGTTATATTAGGGTCTATTATATAAAGAAAGGAAGGTGAGAATCCTGACATATGATTTGTTGTGGTCTGTGTCAGGATAGAAATGTTTAAATTTGTAGCTAACTTAAGTCTGTTATTTAATGAAGTTCCTTTTATGGAAAGATTCAGTGCTGCCAGAAAAGCTGGATTTAGTTATGTTGAGTTCATGTTTCCTTATGATTATAAGACGGAAGAGATAAAGGAAGAGCTTAAGAAGAATGACTTAAAGCTCATTTTGTTTAATCTTCCTGCCGGAGATTGGGATAATGGAGATAGAGGGACAGCTGTAGATCCCAGTCGAAAAAAAGAATTTATAGATGGAGTAAAAAAAGCGGTAGATACTGCCTCAGAGTTGGGAGTTTCTAAAATAAATTGTCTGATGGGAAATAAATGTACTGCTTTCCCTGAAAAAGAAGTAAGAAAAAATTT is a genomic window of Acidilutibacter cellobiosedens containing:
- a CDS encoding SDR family NAD(P)-dependent oxidoreductase; its protein translation is MGYFDNKKVVVTGGSSGIGFGIAKLFAENGATVILIARNAEKLEGAYKKIQDINSHVYKYACDVSNPSEIEDTCEKICKEVGVPDVLANVAGGFTEKISWDKITPEVLEQSMRTNLFSGFYFTKFFAGAMKDNSVKGSIVNIGSSSALQVKRGRIQYTLSKSGVHTMTKVLALDLAQYGIRVNSIAPGPTKTEKIEKRFDDPKLREQELKRMKSIPLGRLADVEEIANAVYFLASDKASFITGVVLPVDGGYTVGIY
- a CDS encoding PTS galactitol transporter subunit IIC; the protein is MGGLLKVVNYIVALGANVFLPVIMFFIGIIFGLKPGKALRAGLTLGVAFTAINLFISQLLVGQIAPAAQQMITSTGLSLTAMDVGWPAASTISWSWKYAATIFPFQIVVNLILLWVGFTNTLTVDLWNVWQKIFAGAIIYYFTGNLWISYAGALLLIILELKVGDLIAKRTQDAMGVPGVTIPHACTMWLLPLTPLIYLLDKIPALNKVKIDAEYLHKKLGFLGDPIILGLVLGVIIGLLARYPFDQVLKLGVTTATVMFVLPRIASIFMEALMPISESASEFMKKRFPGREIYIGLDWPVLGGYPAVITASVALIPILILLAIVLPGNTTLPFGDLANFGCLMVPVAVLTGGDLIKTLIVGTATLCVSLWGASAVAGSFTTLAKEVGFAMPENVAQITWLKTSPPIWAIFEAIKGNWTTVIVLVALAVISFYLLKKYYSKSANDAN